The following coding sequences lie in one Girardinichthys multiradiatus isolate DD_20200921_A chromosome 13, DD_fGirMul_XY1, whole genome shotgun sequence genomic window:
- the clptm1l gene encoding cleft lip and palate transmembrane protein 1-like protein, with product MFLKTSFTTLIVGVFVVYVLHTCWVMYGIVYTKPCDSPKGDNCITPFLAGNPKLQLSIYTSVKPNADGGHTLIHREENFDVNSKFERIVNVSLPKKTRNNGTLFALIFVHQAGFNPWQDPRQVHSVAQLTTYMVPKPPEISLISGEDQPQGQKKEEQKKKQPDSSPAAGTGAKGGATASSDHPVSHWRSRLTLNIVGDHFVFDREYLPSDVHRYLRVFQNGKKMVYLPLLFVDELSNRVKDLVEINSTATELPLTVSYDSISLGRLRFWIHMQDAVYSLQQFGFTEKDADEIKGIFVDTNLYFLALTFFVAAFHLLFDFLAFKNDISFWKQKKSMVGMSSKAVLWRCFSTIVIFLYLFDEQTSLLVLVPAGIGSIIEVWKVKKAFKIQVFWKGGKPTFLFGKLDESERRTEEYDTLAMKYLSYLLYPLCIGGAVYALIFLRYKSWYSWLINSLVNGVYAFGFLFMLPQLFVNYKLKSVAHLPWKAFMYKAFNTFIDDVFAFIITMPTSHRLACFRDDVVFLIYLYQRWLYPVDRTRVNEYGISYDEKPKGKTHKE from the exons ATGTTTCTGAAAACCTCCTTCACCACGCTGATTGTTGGGGTGTTTGTGGTGTACGTGCTCCACACCTGCTGGGTGATGTATGGGATAGTGTACACCAAACCCTGTGACAGCCCCAAAGGAGACAACTGTATCACACCCTTCCTGGCAGGGAACCCCAAACTACAG TTGAGTATCTATACTTCGGTGAAGCCAAACGCAGATGGAGGCCATACTCTGATTCACAGAGAAGAGAACTTCGATGTCAACAGCAAGTTTGAGAG GATCGTCAACGTCTCTCTCCCCAAGAAAACACGTAATAATGGAACATTATTTGCATTAATATTCGTCCATCAAGCAGGTTTCAATCCGTGGCAGGACCCACGACAGGTCCACTCTGTGGCTCAGCTCACCACCTACATGGTCCCAAAGCCTCCTGAAATCTCTCTGATATCTGGAGAAGATCAACCACAA GGTCAAAAAAAGgaggagcagaagaagaaacagcCTGACAGTAGCCCTGCAGCAGGAACCGGAGCTAAAGGTGGAGCCACGGCTTCATCGGATCACCCGGTGTCTCACTGGCGCTCCCGTCTGACTCTCAACATCGTCGGCGACCACTTCGTGTTCGATAGAGAATACCTGCCAAGCGACGTTCACAGATACCTCAGAGT attccaGAATGGGAAGAAGATGGTGTATCTACCTCTGCTGTTTGTCGACGAGCTCAGCAACAGGGTCAAAGACCTTGTG GAGATCAACAGCACCGCCACGGAGCTCCCTCTGACCGTCTCCTACGACTCCATCTCTCTGGGGAGGCTTCGGTTCTGGATCCACATGCAGGATGCTGTTTACTCTCTGCAGCAGTTCG GTTTCACAGAAAAGGATGCTGATGAGATTAAAGGGATCTTTGTGGACACTAACCTGTACTTCCTGGCTCTGACCTTCTTCGTTGCAGCTTTCCAT CTCCTGTTTGACTTCCTAGCCTTCAAAAATGACATCAGCTTTTggaagcagaagaaaagcatgGTGGGAATGTCCAGCAAAGCAG tgttgtggagatgtttcagCACCATAGTGATTTTCCTCTATTTGTTTGATGAGCAAACGAGCCTTCTTGTACTCGTACCTGCTGGGATCGGCTCTATAATCGAA gtgtggaAAGTGAAGAAGGCCTTTAAAATCCAGGTTTTCTGGAAAGGAGGCAAACCAACATTCCTG TTTGGGAAATTAGATGAATCAGAGCGGAGAACCGAAGAATATGATACTCTG GCCATGAAATATCTCTCGTATCTCCTTTATCCACTATGCATCGGAGGGGCAGTGTACGCGCTGATATTTCTGCGATATAAGAG TTGGTACTCGTGGTTAATCAACAGCTTGGTGAATG GTGTGTACGCCTTCGGTTTCCTCTTCATGCTTCCTCAGCTTTTTGTCAACTACAAG CTGAAGTCTGTGGCTCACCTGCCCTGGAAAGCCTTTATGTATAAg GCATTCAACACCTTTATTGATGATGTGTTCGCCTTCATCATCACCATGCCAACATCCCACAGACTGGCCTGTTTCAGGGACGATGTGGTTTTCCTCATTTACCTTTATCAGAGATG GCTCTACCCAGTGGACAGAACAAGAGTAAATGAATATGGTATTTCATATGACGAGAAGCCCAAAGGGAAGACTCACAAGGAGTAG